In a single window of the Amia ocellicauda isolate fAmiCal2 chromosome 20, fAmiCal2.hap1, whole genome shotgun sequence genome:
- the calhm2.1 gene encoding calcium homeostasis modulator protein 2.1 gives MAALISENFKFVSLFFKSKDVMIFNGLIALGTVASQEVYSVFAFNCPCSPERNYLYGMAAIGVPALALFLIGIMLIKNTWNLISECRIRACKKLSGTAAFALLGSIMGRAMVAPVTWSVISLLRGEPYVCALSEFVNTSSLKNFPEGYGPHTLAGFPCNTVPQEVAPFKESIERQLKYESQLLGWLLVGSIAVGVFLMQCLKHCCSPLGRQQEAYWLQYRSNEKALFQRTAEIHAKVLAAENVKQFFGFVALDENDKAQLREYQASNAIPSSKWSQITGVYLYRENKGLPLYSRLHKWVKGMMEDRADVNGKEQDQFLL, from the exons ATGGCTGCCCTCATTAGTGAGAACTTCAAATTTGTGTCGCTGTtcttcaagagcaaggatgtGATGATATTCAATGGTCTGATTGCTCTGGGTACTGTGGCCAGCCAAGAAGTATACAGCGTCTTTGCCTTCAACTGCCCCTGTTCTCCAGAGCGGAACTATCTctatggaatggctgccataggAGTACCAGCCCTGGCTCTTTTCCTCATTGGCATAATGCTCATCAAGAACACCTGGAACCTGATCTCTGAGTGTCGTATCAGGGCCTGCAAGAAGCTTTCTGGTACAGCAGCCTTTGCGTTGCTGGGGTCCATCATGGGCCGGGCCATGGTGGCACCAGTGACATGGTCAGTCATTTCTCTGCTAAGAGGGGAGCCCTATGTCTGTGCCCTCAGCGAGTTCGTAAACACCTCTTCTTTGAAGAATTTCCCTGAAGGCTATGGTCCCCATACCTTGGCTGGGTTCCCTTGTAATACTGTTCCACAAGAAGTGGCACCCTTCAAGGAATCGATCGAGCGGCAGCTAAAGTATGAGTCTCAG CTCCTGGGCTGGCTGCTGGTGGGATCAATTGCCGTCGGAGTTTTTCTGATGCAGTGTCTGAAGCACTGCTGCTCTCCCCTGGGGCGCCAGCAGGAGGCGTACTGGTTACAGTACCGCTCCAATGAAAAAGCGCTGTTCCAGCGCACCGCAGAAATCCACGCCAAGGTCCTGGCTGCTGAAAACGTCAAGCAGTTCTTTGGCTTTGTGGCTCTGGATGAGAATGATAAGGCACAACTGCGGGAATACCAAGCAAGCAATGCCATACCCAGCTCAAAGTGGAGCCAAATAACTGGGGTCTACCTATATCGTGAAAACAAAGGCCTCCCACTCTACAGCCGCCTACACAAATGGGTCAAGGGCATGATGGAGGACCGCGCAGATGTCAATGGAAAAGAGCAGGATCAATTTCTATTGTGA